A genome region from Variovorax paradoxus includes the following:
- a CDS encoding LysR family transcriptional regulator, which produces MELRHLRYFSVLAEELHFGRAARRLSISQPPLSVAIRQLEDTVGARLFERNSKEVRLTPAGEALRLSARRVLLQAEEAALEARDVALGSAGRLRIGFVGAMLYRGLPQALRTFQAKHPAVRITLSELNSGVQITELLNDRLDLGFAHTRRVPLELQHRLLLSEPFVACLPAGHPMARRRVLAPADLRDQPFVLFSREASPDYHERILSICADAGFLPEVRHEVRHWLAVVSLVSQGLGVALVPQAMRHSALRGAVFRPLDRAVAQSEAYGIWRSGPQNVLVERLLQGVASAQPAAAGPPQGGRASQSEGGELHAAKRSEKPGGRHS; this is translated from the coding sequence ATGGAACTGCGGCACCTGCGCTACTTTTCCGTGCTTGCCGAAGAGTTGCACTTCGGCCGCGCGGCGCGGCGCCTGTCGATCTCGCAGCCGCCGTTGTCGGTGGCGATCCGGCAGCTCGAAGACACGGTGGGTGCGCGGCTGTTCGAGCGCAACAGCAAGGAAGTGCGCCTCACGCCCGCCGGCGAGGCGCTGCGCCTGTCGGCGCGCCGCGTGCTGCTGCAGGCCGAGGAAGCGGCACTGGAGGCGCGCGACGTGGCACTGGGTTCGGCCGGCCGGCTGCGCATCGGCTTCGTCGGTGCCATGCTGTACCGCGGCCTGCCGCAGGCGCTGCGCACGTTCCAGGCGAAGCATCCGGCGGTGCGCATCACGCTGAGCGAACTCAACTCCGGCGTGCAGATCACCGAACTGCTGAACGACCGGCTCGACCTCGGCTTTGCCCACACGCGCCGCGTGCCGCTGGAGTTGCAGCACCGGCTGCTGCTGTCGGAACCCTTCGTGGCCTGCCTGCCGGCAGGGCACCCGATGGCGCGCAGGCGGGTGCTGGCGCCGGCCGACCTGCGCGACCAGCCTTTCGTGCTGTTCTCGCGCGAGGCCTCGCCCGACTACCACGAGCGCATCCTGTCGATCTGCGCGGACGCCGGCTTCCTGCCCGAGGTGCGGCACGAGGTGCGCCACTGGCTCGCGGTGGTGTCGCTGGTGTCGCAGGGCCTGGGCGTGGCGCTGGTGCCGCAGGCCATGCGGCATTCGGCGTTGCGCGGCGCGGTGTTCAGGCCGCTCGACCGCGCCGTGGCGCAGTCGGAGGCCTACGGGATCTGGCGCTCGGGGCCGCAGAACGTGCTGGTCGAGCGGCTGCTGCAGGGGGTGGCCAGCGCGCAGCCGGCCGCCGCCGGACCGCCCCAAGGCGGCCGGGCCTCCCAATCGGAGGGTGGCGAATTACACGCAGCGAAGCGGAGTGAAAAGCCGGGGGGCCGGCATTCCTAG
- a CDS encoding DUF2855 family protein: protein MSTTSLFVRKDQLATTRLHTATDEALADGQVRVRIDGFALTSNNITYAAFGDAMSYWQFYPTGEEGWGSVPVWGFASVVQSLHPGVAAGERLYGYWPMASAAVLTPGRLSPERFTDMAGHRAALPAVYNQYFRCASDPLYTADTEDIQALLRPLFITSWLIDDFMGDNDFFGAKTMLLSSASSKTAYGTAFQLHQRKDVEVIGLTSPANVAFCESLGCYDRVATYDALDTIAADTPCVYVDFAGNGALRNAIHERFANLKYSSSIGGTHVEQLAAKGAGKELAGPRATLFFAPAQIKKRTGEWGADEFARRMVAAWHQFLAAVTDTKNPWLHAEHHDGGEAVQAAYGHVLGGKGDPRTGHILSLSRQPARA from the coding sequence ATGAGCACCACCAGCCTCTTCGTTCGCAAGGACCAGCTCGCGACCACGCGCCTTCACACCGCCACCGACGAAGCCCTGGCCGACGGCCAGGTGCGGGTGCGCATCGACGGCTTTGCGCTCACCTCGAACAACATCACGTACGCGGCTTTCGGCGACGCGATGAGCTATTGGCAGTTCTACCCGACCGGCGAGGAGGGCTGGGGCAGCGTTCCGGTGTGGGGCTTCGCGAGCGTGGTGCAGTCGCTGCACCCGGGCGTCGCGGCGGGCGAGCGGCTGTACGGCTACTGGCCGATGGCCTCCGCCGCGGTGCTGACCCCGGGTCGGCTGTCGCCCGAGCGCTTCACCGACATGGCCGGGCACCGCGCGGCATTGCCTGCGGTCTACAACCAGTACTTCCGCTGCGCCAGCGACCCGCTCTACACCGCCGACACCGAGGACATCCAGGCACTCTTGCGCCCGCTGTTCATCACGTCGTGGCTCATCGACGATTTCATGGGCGACAACGACTTCTTCGGCGCGAAGACGATGCTGCTGTCCAGCGCATCGAGCAAGACGGCGTACGGCACGGCCTTCCAGCTGCACCAGCGCAAGGACGTCGAGGTGATCGGCCTCACCTCGCCCGCCAACGTGGCCTTCTGCGAGAGCCTGGGCTGCTACGACCGCGTGGCGACCTACGATGCGCTGGACACCATCGCGGCCGACACGCCCTGCGTGTACGTCGACTTCGCCGGCAACGGCGCGCTGCGCAACGCCATCCACGAACGCTTCGCGAACCTGAAGTACAGCAGCTCGATCGGCGGCACGCACGTGGAGCAGCTCGCGGCCAAGGGCGCGGGCAAGGAACTGGCCGGCCCGCGCGCCACGCTGTTCTTCGCGCCCGCGCAGATCAAGAAGCGCACCGGCGAATGGGGCGCCGACGAGTTCGCCCGGCGCATGGTCGCGGCCTGGCACCAATTCCTGGCGGCCGTCACCGACACGAAGAACCCCTGGCTGCACGCCGAGCACCACGACGGCGGCGAGGCGGTGCAGGCCGCCTACGGCCACGTGCTCGGGGGCAAGGGCGACCCGCGCACCGGTCATATCCTTTCTCTTTCCAGACAACCCGCGCGCGCCTGA
- a CDS encoding organic hydroperoxide resistance protein has translation MTTKLDKVLYTAEAHTVGGRDGAGKSSDGAIDVKLSSPGSGKPGTNPEQLFAVGYAACFIGAMKAVGPKIGVKVPDDVAIDSSVSLGPTNGGAAYGIAVKLAITLPGLDAEAKQKLVDTAHQVCPYSNATRGNIDVELSIV, from the coding sequence ATGACCACCAAGCTCGACAAAGTGCTCTACACCGCAGAAGCCCACACCGTCGGCGGCCGTGACGGCGCAGGCAAGTCCAGCGACGGCGCCATCGACGTCAAGCTGAGCTCGCCCGGCTCGGGCAAGCCCGGCACCAACCCCGAGCAGCTGTTCGCGGTCGGCTACGCCGCCTGCTTCATCGGTGCGATGAAGGCCGTGGGCCCGAAGATCGGCGTGAAGGTGCCGGACGACGTCGCCATCGACTCCAGCGTTTCCCTCGGCCCGACGAACGGCGGCGCCGCCTACGGCATCGCCGTGAAGCTGGCGATCACGCTGCCGGGCCTCGATGCCGAAGCCAAGCAGAAGCTGGTCGACACCGCCCACCAGGTGTGCCCGTACTCGAACGCCACGCGCGGCAACATCGACGTCGAACTCAGCATTGTTTGA
- a CDS encoding UDP-glucose dehydrogenase family protein, whose amino-acid sequence MKVSLFGAGYVGLSFAACLAEAGHEVLCADADLARVEGLQRGLMPLHEPDLEALVAAGLAAGTLRFTADECEACLHGDVLFIVVNTPADAEGRVDLRHVMAVAAGIGRHRDREAVVVCKSTAPVGTADQVEMVLNGELSQRGAGLRIAVAANPEFLREGSAVRDCRRPDRIVIGSENPWAVELLARLYEPFIERPSQWLVMGRRSAELAKYAANAMLATRISFMNEMARVAGQTGADIEMVRRAIGADRRIGPDFLQAGAGYGGSCLSKDVRALRRMAARDGQPLRILSAVEATNHEQKGRLFDLVTHHFEGRIAGKAIAVWGLAFKPDTDDMRDAPSLVLLERLHAAGARVQVYDPVAMPAARDVVGERDGLRWCGSADEALQGADALALVTEWPEFRRPDFARIAQVLRAPAIFDGRNLYDAAQAEAAGIAYYGIGRGRSVLR is encoded by the coding sequence ATGAAGGTCAGCCTGTTCGGCGCCGGCTATGTGGGCCTGAGCTTCGCCGCCTGCCTGGCCGAGGCCGGCCACGAGGTGCTTTGCGCCGACGCCGACCTGGCTCGCGTCGAGGGCCTGCAGCGCGGCCTGATGCCGTTGCACGAACCGGATCTCGAAGCGCTGGTCGCCGCCGGGCTGGCCGCGGGCACCTTGCGCTTCACCGCCGACGAATGCGAGGCCTGCCTGCACGGCGACGTGCTCTTCATCGTGGTCAACACGCCGGCCGACGCCGAGGGCCGGGTCGACCTGCGCCATGTGATGGCGGTCGCTGCCGGCATCGGCCGGCACCGCGACCGCGAGGCGGTGGTGGTGTGCAAGTCGACAGCGCCGGTCGGCACGGCCGACCAGGTCGAGATGGTGCTGAACGGCGAGCTGTCGCAACGCGGCGCAGGGCTGCGCATCGCGGTGGCGGCCAATCCCGAGTTCCTGCGCGAGGGCTCGGCGGTGCGCGACTGCCGGCGGCCCGACCGCATCGTGATCGGCTCGGAGAACCCGTGGGCCGTCGAACTTCTGGCCCGTCTCTACGAACCCTTCATCGAGCGGCCGTCGCAGTGGCTGGTGATGGGCCGCCGCTCCGCCGAGCTTGCCAAGTACGCCGCCAACGCGATGCTGGCCACCCGCATCAGCTTCATGAACGAGATGGCGCGCGTGGCGGGGCAGACGGGCGCCGACATCGAGATGGTGCGGCGCGCGATCGGCGCGGACCGGCGCATCGGCCCCGACTTCCTGCAGGCGGGCGCGGGCTATGGCGGCTCCTGCCTTTCGAAGGATGTGCGCGCGCTCAGGCGCATGGCGGCGCGCGACGGCCAGCCCTTGCGCATCCTGTCGGCGGTGGAGGCCACCAACCACGAGCAGAAGGGCCGGCTCTTCGACCTGGTGACGCACCATTTCGAGGGCCGCATCGCGGGCAAGGCCATCGCGGTATGGGGCCTGGCCTTCAAGCCCGACACCGACGACATGCGCGACGCGCCGAGCCTCGTGCTGCTGGAACGCCTGCACGCCGCGGGTGCGCGCGTGCAGGTGTACGACCCGGTGGCCATGCCGGCCGCGCGCGACGTGGTCGGCGAGCGCGACGGCCTGCGCTGGTGCGGCAGCGCCGACGAGGCGCTGCAGGGCGCCGATGCGCTGGCGCTGGTCACCGAATGGCCCGAGTTCCGCCGGCCCGATTTCGCGCGCATCGCGCAGGTGCTGCGGGCGCCCGCGATCTTCGACGGGCGAAATCTCTACGACGCCGCCCAGGCCGAGGCCGCCGGCATCGCGTACTACGGCATCGGCCGCGGGCGTTCAGTGCTGCGCTGA
- a CDS encoding acyl-CoA dehydrogenase family protein has translation MSEHAPEHAHPIPDRHGQNLFSTDTELHALLALYLPDDLRAHMQPHFERLGGLAGGLLDELAGTADRNPPTLEQRTRTGLDEQKVVKHPAYIEMERLALSEFGLAAVSHRDDTLGWHGKMPPLVKYVLTYLFVQAEFGLCCPVSMTDSLTRTLKKFGTPELVARYLPRLTSLDFDELAQGAMFMTEQAAGSDIAATATLAHQEADGSWRLTGDKWFCSNPDADFAMVLARADEASGGVAGMKGVSLFLLPRRLDDGSLNRYRIIRLKHKLGTRSMASGEIRLEGARAYLVGEAGRGFVQMVDMVNNSRLSNGVRAAGLMRRAVAEAEFIASERRAFGRTLAQMPLMQRQLDKLRLPAEQARTMVCQTALALARSDAGEPDAYALLRILTPLIKFRACRDARKVTGDAMEVRGGCGYIEEWSDARLVRDAHLGSIWEGTSNIVALDVIRAVKREGSLPVLRAHCEKLLADATLAPGFAKALRDALARAAALTETAAHEGGDVLARQAASALYHCTSAIAMAWEASHTGSAARLHWAQLVLLHRVLPRDPLSPDAMPADWNTAASERSATALA, from the coding sequence ATGTCCGAACACGCACCTGAGCACGCCCATCCGATCCCCGATCGCCATGGCCAGAACCTGTTCAGCACCGACACCGAACTGCATGCCCTGCTGGCGCTCTACCTGCCCGACGACTTGCGCGCACACATGCAGCCGCACTTCGAGCGCCTGGGCGGCCTCGCGGGCGGCCTGCTCGACGAGCTGGCCGGCACCGCCGACCGCAACCCGCCCACGCTGGAGCAGCGCACGCGCACCGGGCTGGACGAGCAGAAGGTCGTCAAGCACCCCGCCTACATCGAGATGGAACGCCTCGCGCTCAGCGAGTTCGGCCTGGCCGCCGTCTCCCACCGCGACGACACGCTGGGCTGGCACGGCAAGATGCCGCCGCTTGTGAAATACGTGCTGACCTACCTGTTCGTGCAGGCCGAGTTCGGCCTGTGCTGCCCGGTGTCGATGACCGATTCGCTCACGCGCACGCTGAAGAAGTTCGGCACGCCCGAGCTGGTCGCCAGGTACCTGCCGCGCCTGACATCGCTCGACTTCGACGAACTCGCGCAGGGCGCGATGTTCATGACCGAGCAGGCCGCCGGCTCCGACATCGCCGCCACCGCCACGCTGGCGCACCAGGAAGCCGACGGCAGTTGGCGCCTCACGGGCGACAAATGGTTCTGCTCGAACCCCGACGCCGACTTCGCGATGGTGCTCGCACGCGCCGACGAGGCATCCGGCGGCGTTGCGGGCATGAAGGGCGTGTCGCTGTTTCTGCTGCCGCGCCGGCTCGACGACGGCAGCCTCAACCGCTACCGCATCATCCGCCTGAAGCACAAGCTGGGCACGCGCTCGATGGCCAGCGGCGAGATCCGCCTCGAAGGCGCGCGCGCGTACCTGGTCGGCGAGGCCGGCCGCGGCTTCGTGCAGATGGTCGACATGGTCAACAACTCGCGCCTGTCGAACGGCGTGCGTGCCGCCGGCCTGATGCGCCGGGCAGTGGCCGAGGCCGAATTCATCGCCTCGGAGCGCCGCGCCTTCGGCCGCACCCTCGCGCAGATGCCGCTGATGCAGCGCCAGCTCGACAAGCTGCGCCTGCCGGCCGAACAGGCCCGCACCATGGTGTGCCAGACCGCGCTGGCGCTCGCGCGTTCCGACGCGGGCGAGCCCGACGCCTATGCGCTGCTGCGCATCCTCACGCCGCTCATCAAGTTCCGCGCCTGCCGCGATGCACGCAAGGTCACGGGCGATGCGATGGAAGTGCGCGGCGGCTGCGGCTACATCGAGGAGTGGAGCGACGCGCGGCTCGTGCGCGACGCGCACCTGGGCTCGATCTGGGAAGGCACCAGCAACATCGTGGCGCTGGACGTGATCCGCGCGGTCAAGCGCGAAGGCTCGCTGCCCGTGCTGCGCGCGCACTGCGAGAAACTGCTGGCCGACGCCACGCTCGCACCCGGCTTTGCCAAGGCGCTGCGCGACGCGCTCGCCCGCGCCGCGGCGCTGACCGAGACCGCCGCGCACGAGGGCGGCGACGTGCTCGCACGGCAGGCCGCCTCGGCGCTCTATCACTGCACCAGCGCCATCGCGATGGCGTGGGAGGCCTCGCACACCGGCTCCGCCGCGCGCCTGCACTGGGCGCAACTGGTGCTGCTGCACCGCGTGCTGCCGCGCGACCCGCTGTCGCCCGACGCCATGCCCGCGGACTGGAACACGGCCGCCAGCGAACGCAGCGCGACGGCACTTGCCTGA
- a CDS encoding CaiB/BaiF CoA transferase family protein, with protein MTPPQGALAGIKVLDISRILGGPYCGQILGDHGADVLKVEPPQGDDTRTWGPPFREGVASYYHGLNRNKRVQHLDFATEEGREALLALVAQADVLIENFKTGTMERWGIGYETLSQRFPRLVWCRVSGFGADGPLGALPGYDAAVQAMTGIMSINGEADGGPLRVGLPVVDMVTGLNAVIGVLLALQERHRSGRGQFVEAALYDSGLSLLHPHAANWFMDGTEPRRTGNAHPNIYPYDALATGTDPVFVAVGNDRQFARLCRCIGLPELSDDPLYRTAGARSVHRDGLKQRLEAAMAMFDGRELVEQLMAAGVPAAPVLPVDAALQHPHTLHREMVVEMPGGYRGIGAPVKLSRTPASYRHAPLTPGDAFLPGDGSAQH; from the coding sequence ATGACCCCACCCCAAGGCGCGCTTGCAGGCATCAAGGTCCTGGACATCTCCCGCATCCTCGGCGGACCCTATTGCGGCCAGATCCTCGGCGACCACGGTGCCGACGTGCTCAAGGTCGAGCCCCCGCAGGGCGACGACACGCGCACCTGGGGCCCGCCGTTCAGGGAAGGCGTGGCCTCGTACTACCACGGCCTCAACCGCAACAAGCGCGTGCAGCACCTCGACTTCGCCACCGAGGAAGGCCGCGAGGCGCTGCTCGCCCTGGTGGCGCAGGCCGACGTGCTCATCGAGAACTTCAAGACCGGCACCATGGAGCGCTGGGGCATCGGCTACGAGACGCTGTCGCAGCGCTTCCCGCGCCTGGTGTGGTGCCGCGTGTCGGGCTTCGGCGCGGATGGCCCGCTGGGCGCGCTGCCCGGCTACGACGCCGCGGTGCAGGCCATGACCGGCATCATGAGCATCAACGGCGAAGCCGACGGCGGGCCCCTGCGCGTGGGCCTGCCGGTGGTCGACATGGTGACCGGGCTGAACGCCGTCATCGGCGTGCTGCTCGCGCTGCAGGAACGCCACCGCAGCGGGCGCGGCCAGTTCGTTGAAGCGGCGCTGTACGACAGCGGCCTGTCGCTGCTGCATCCGCATGCGGCCAACTGGTTCATGGACGGCACCGAGCCGCGCCGCACCGGCAACGCGCATCCCAACATCTACCCGTACGACGCACTGGCCACCGGCACCGACCCGGTATTCGTGGCGGTGGGTAACGACCGCCAGTTCGCCCGCCTGTGCCGCTGCATCGGCCTGCCCGAGCTGTCGGACGATCCGCTCTACCGCACGGCCGGCGCGCGCTCCGTGCATCGCGACGGGCTCAAGCAGCGGCTCGAGGCCGCCATGGCGATGTTCGACGGCCGCGAGCTGGTCGAGCAGCTCATGGCCGCCGGCGTGCCCGCCGCGCCGGTGCTGCCGGTCGACGCCGCGCTGCAGCATCCGCACACGCTGCACCGCGAGATGGTGGTCGAGATGCCCGGCGGCTACCGCGGCATCGGCGCGCCCGTCAAGCTCAGCCGCACGCCAGCCAGCTACCGGCACGCGCCGCTGACGCCGGGCGATGCCTTCCTGCCCGGCGACGGCTCAGCGCAGCACTGA
- a CDS encoding Bug family tripartite tricarboxylate transporter substrate binding protein, which yields MKRSTFLLAACAASLLTALPAAHAADAFPSRPLTLVIPFPPGGPTDAMARTLAAEMKDRLGQPMIVENRAGAGGNIGAEYVARAEADGHTLMFGTSGPLAINKSLYRKISYDPVKSFAPVIQVGYLPNILVVNPALPVKNVPELVAYARANPGKLSYASSGNGASSHLAGVLFNSVAGTDLQHIPYKGTGPALNDLLGNQVSMTFTDILTALPYVKAGKLRALGVATVARSQALPDVPTISEQGYKGYDVSVFFGIVAPAGTPADRIAKLNHAFAEVLHSPKVKQMFASQGLETPADTSPQKLGQFIATESVKWKDVVQKSGAQLD from the coding sequence TTGAAACGCTCGACCTTCCTGCTGGCCGCCTGCGCCGCCTCACTGCTCACCGCATTGCCGGCCGCGCACGCGGCCGATGCCTTCCCTTCCAGGCCGCTGACGCTGGTGATCCCCTTCCCGCCCGGCGGCCCCACCGACGCGATGGCGCGCACGCTGGCCGCCGAGATGAAGGACCGCCTCGGCCAGCCCATGATCGTGGAGAACCGCGCGGGCGCGGGCGGCAACATCGGCGCCGAGTACGTGGCGCGCGCCGAGGCCGACGGCCACACGCTGATGTTCGGCACCTCCGGTCCGCTGGCCATCAACAAGAGCCTGTACCGCAAGATCAGCTACGACCCGGTGAAGAGCTTCGCGCCCGTCATCCAGGTCGGCTACCTGCCCAACATCCTGGTGGTGAACCCGGCCCTGCCGGTGAAGAACGTGCCCGAACTGGTGGCCTATGCCAGGGCCAATCCGGGCAAGCTCAGCTATGCCTCGTCGGGCAACGGCGCGTCGTCGCACCTCGCCGGGGTGCTCTTCAACTCGGTGGCCGGCACCGACCTCCAGCACATTCCGTACAAGGGCACCGGCCCGGCGCTCAACGACCTGCTGGGCAACCAGGTGAGCATGACCTTCACCGACATCCTCACCGCGCTGCCTTATGTGAAGGCCGGCAAGCTGCGCGCGCTGGGCGTGGCCACGGTGGCGCGCTCGCAGGCCCTGCCCGACGTGCCGACCATTTCCGAGCAGGGCTACAAAGGCTACGACGTGAGCGTGTTCTTCGGCATCGTCGCGCCGGCCGGCACGCCGGCGGACCGCATCGCCAAGCTCAACCACGCGTTCGCCGAAGTGCTCCACTCGCCGAAGGTGAAGCAGATGTTCGCGTCGCAGGGTCTCGAGACGCCGGCGGACACGTCGCCGCAGAAGCTCGGGCAGTTCATCGCGACCGAGTCGGTGAAGTGGAAGGACGTGGTGCAGAAGTCCGGGGCGCAGCTCGACTGA
- a CDS encoding serine/threonine protein kinase, whose product MTLSSAAPANTHPYESLTPDVVLDALATLGLHGDGRLTGLNSYENRVYQVYLEDRSAVVVKFYRPGRWSEAEILEEHAFSLELAAGEVPAVPPLAFDGKTLHHHAGFAFSVSPYRGGRAPELDDFEVLEWVGRFLARIHTVGSAKPFQARPALDLQTFGLDSRDWLLENDKIPMDVQRDWETACNAALDMVRQTALALQPPASDFQPRKLRLHGDVHPGNILWTPTDRPGGGPHFVDLDDARTGFAVQDLWMLLSGDRAQRTAQLSGLLDGYEQFREFDRRELALIEPLRTLRLIHYSAWLARRWEDPIFPINFPWFGSSDYWKGQILVLEDQCEQMAEEPLYA is encoded by the coding sequence ATGACCCTTTCTTCCGCGGCGCCCGCGAACACACATCCCTACGAGAGCCTCACGCCCGACGTGGTGCTCGACGCGCTCGCGACGCTCGGCCTGCACGGCGACGGCCGTCTCACCGGCCTCAACTCCTACGAGAACCGGGTCTACCAGGTCTACCTGGAAGACCGCTCGGCGGTGGTGGTCAAGTTCTACCGCCCGGGCCGCTGGAGCGAGGCCGAGATCCTCGAGGAGCACGCCTTCTCGCTCGAACTGGCCGCCGGCGAGGTGCCGGCCGTTCCGCCGCTGGCCTTCGACGGCAAGACCCTGCACCACCACGCCGGCTTCGCGTTCAGCGTGAGCCCCTACCGTGGCGGCCGCGCGCCCGAGCTCGACGACTTCGAAGTGCTCGAGTGGGTGGGCCGCTTCCTCGCGCGCATCCACACCGTGGGCAGCGCGAAGCCCTTTCAGGCCCGACCCGCGCTCGACCTGCAGACCTTCGGCCTCGACTCGCGCGACTGGCTGCTCGAGAACGACAAGATCCCGATGGACGTGCAGCGCGACTGGGAAACCGCCTGCAATGCGGCGCTCGACATGGTGCGCCAGACCGCGCTGGCCCTGCAGCCGCCGGCCTCCGACTTCCAGCCGCGCAAGCTGCGCCTGCACGGCGACGTGCACCCCGGCAACATCCTGTGGACGCCCACCGACCGCCCCGGCGGCGGTCCGCACTTCGTCGATCTGGACGACGCGCGCACCGGCTTCGCGGTGCAGGACCTGTGGATGCTGCTGTCGGGCGACCGCGCGCAGCGCACCGCGCAGCTGTCGGGCCTGCTCGACGGCTACGAGCAGTTCCGCGAGTTCGACCGCCGCGAGCTGGCGCTGATCGAGCCGCTGCGCACGTTGCGTCTCATCCACTACAGCGCGTGGCTCGCGCGGCGCTGGGAAGACCCGATCTTCCCGATCAACTTTCCGTGGTTCGGCTCCAGCGACTACTGGAAGGGGCAGATTCTGGTGCTGGAAGACCAGTGCGAGCAGATGGCGGAAGAGCCCCTCTACGCCTAG
- a CDS encoding glycosyltransferase has translation MMPDEVAAHCALVLETNNLRGGADAEARAGTSLQRLVALLARQQLPLTALAQVVVTHDGLSPATCEAVARAAGRAIDFVRIERSTGYYDAKNAGFEATDAQRCAYVVFADADCLPDDDWLLQMLLPFAQADAPAVVAGRTSYAANVVGTALTTIDFMYFPNADHAGATSNFYANNVAFRREVFAQHSYQALDGVYRAHCQVLGMRLRAAGVPIRYVAQAHTEHRLPDTRAEALKLRWMRGQDTYSLTPHLLRSYVSPRWQWLARSGPIGPLAVLFTRLGFSMKALNRQDLPPLRGLRWLAGVALILGFSAIDMLGAFARGIGWHTTGRTHADAQALSYHKP, from the coding sequence ATGATGCCCGATGAAGTTGCAGCGCATTGCGCGCTGGTCCTGGAGACCAACAACCTCCGAGGCGGCGCCGATGCCGAGGCCAGGGCGGGCACCAGCCTGCAGCGCCTCGTTGCATTGCTGGCCAGGCAACAGCTGCCGCTCACGGCGCTGGCGCAGGTGGTCGTCACGCACGACGGGCTGAGCCCCGCCACCTGCGAGGCAGTGGCCCGTGCGGCGGGCCGTGCGATCGACTTCGTGCGCATCGAGCGCAGCACCGGCTACTACGACGCCAAGAACGCCGGCTTCGAAGCGACCGATGCGCAGCGCTGCGCGTACGTGGTGTTCGCCGACGCCGACTGCCTGCCCGACGACGACTGGCTGCTGCAGATGCTGCTTCCGTTCGCGCAGGCCGACGCACCCGCCGTGGTGGCGGGGCGCACCAGCTACGCGGCCAACGTCGTGGGCACCGCGCTGACCACCATCGACTTCATGTACTTCCCCAATGCCGACCACGCCGGGGCCACCAGCAACTTCTACGCGAACAACGTGGCCTTCCGCCGCGAGGTGTTCGCGCAGCACAGCTACCAGGCGCTCGACGGCGTGTACCGCGCGCACTGCCAGGTGCTGGGCATGCGATTGAGAGCAGCCGGCGTGCCGATCCGCTACGTGGCGCAGGCCCACACAGAACACCGCCTGCCCGACACGCGCGCCGAGGCGCTCAAACTGCGCTGGATGCGCGGGCAGGACACCTACTCGCTCACGCCGCACCTGCTGCGCAGCTATGTCTCGCCGCGCTGGCAATGGCTCGCCCGGAGCGGGCCGATCGGGCCGCTGGCCGTGCTGTTCACGCGCCTGGGTTTCAGCATGAAGGCGCTCAACCGCCAGGACCTGCCGCCGCTGCGCGGCCTGCGCTGGCTGGCCGGCGTGGCGCTGATCCTGGGGTTCTCGGCCATCGACATGCTGGGTGCGTTCGCACGCGGCATCGGCTGGCACACCACCGGCCGCACCCACGCGGACGCCCAGGCGCTCTCGTACCACAAGCCCTGA